The proteins below come from a single Verrucomicrobiia bacterium genomic window:
- a CDS encoding TA system VapC family ribonuclease toxin has translation MNATGELFDVNVWLALAAEGHPHHAMALRAWTELERPCFCRMTHLGLMRLLCNRQIMGAQAFTPESAWAECEKLLGTGAISYLDEPSGVDAKLKALSRGATATRDFWTDAYLAAFAQCAGLRLVSFDSGFRRFKDLDCLILKAAA, from the coding sequence TTGAACGCTACCGGAGAGCTGTTCGACGTTAACGTTTGGCTCGCTCTGGCGGCCGAGGGACATCCGCACCATGCGATGGCGCTCCGAGCGTGGACCGAACTGGAACGCCCCTGCTTTTGCCGAATGACACACCTCGGCCTCATGCGCTTGCTCTGTAATCGCCAAATCATGGGCGCCCAAGCGTTCACGCCGGAGTCGGCGTGGGCGGAATGCGAGAAATTGCTAGGGACCGGCGCGATTTCGTATCTGGACGAACCCTCAGGGGTCGATGCCAAATTGAAAGCGCTTTCTCGAGGCGCAACAGCCACACGCGACTTCTGGACGGACGCCTACCTTGCAGCTTTTGCCCAATGCGCCGGCCTGCGCCTCGTAAGCTTCGACTCTGGCTTTCGGCGCTTTAAGGACCTTGACTGCCTCATTTTGAAAGCCGCAGCCTGA
- the rsmI gene encoding 16S rRNA (cytidine(1402)-2'-O)-methyltransferase, with protein MNQDLPPLKPGTLYLVATPIGNLEDITLRALRTLRECDVVAAEDTRHTGQLLNHFGISKPLLSYFKFNEAKQSEQILERLAQGQKVALVTGAGSPGISDPGERVVQAVIRVGGRVEAVPGPSALVAALTASGLPADEFHFAGFLPRKPGQRRRKLESLKGLAASLVLYEAPYRIEKLLAELEELFPERRVVLARELTKKFEEFLRGTPRELLEQLKQRAIKGEFVVVIEGECILRSEKIP; from the coding sequence ATGAACCAGGACCTTCCACCTCTCAAGCCGGGCACGCTTTACCTGGTGGCCACGCCCATTGGAAATCTCGAAGACATCACCTTGCGCGCCCTGCGCACGTTGCGCGAATGCGATGTGGTGGCGGCGGAGGACACCCGGCACACCGGCCAGTTGCTCAACCATTTCGGAATTTCAAAACCACTGCTCAGTTACTTCAAGTTTAATGAGGCAAAACAAAGCGAGCAGATACTCGAGCGCCTTGCGCAAGGCCAAAAGGTGGCGCTGGTGACCGGTGCCGGCAGCCCGGGGATAAGCGATCCAGGCGAGCGGGTGGTCCAGGCGGTCATCCGGGTCGGCGGGCGGGTTGAAGCGGTTCCCGGTCCCAGCGCCTTAGTCGCGGCCTTGACCGCCAGCGGCTTGCCGGCAGATGAGTTCCATTTCGCGGGCTTCCTGCCGCGCAAACCGGGCCAGCGCCGCCGCAAACTCGAATCGCTCAAAGGACTCGCCGCAAGCCTGGTCTTGTATGAAGCGCCTTATCGCATCGAGAAGCTGCTGGCAGAATTGGAAGAACTTTTTCCCGAGCGCCGCGTGGTGCTGGCCCGGGAGCTGACCAAAAAATTCGAGGAATTCTTGCGAGGGACTCCGCGTGAGCTGCTCGAGCAGCTCAAACAACGCGCGATTAAAGGCGAGTTCGTGGTGGTGATCGAGGGCGAATGTATTCTACGATCCGAGAAAATCCCTTGA
- the lpxA gene encoding acyl-ACP--UDP-N-acetylglucosamine O-acyltransferase, which translates to MIHPTAVVHAQAQIGAGCEIGPYCVIGKDVVLGPRCRLHSHVVIDGHTRLGEGNIIFPFASIGLQTQDLKWQGGVTHTEIGDNNTFRECVTVHSATGDGETTRVGSDNHILAYAHVAHNVAIGNHVIMSNVATLAGHVIVEDYAVVGGVAAVHQFCRIGRMSMIGGCSKVVQDVVPFMIVDGNPGETRTVNKVGMERHGVPEEAQSALRQAYKILFREGLTIPNALEQIETKYPNVPEIKLLIDFVRASERGITK; encoded by the coding sequence ATGATTCATCCCACAGCGGTGGTACACGCGCAGGCCCAAATCGGCGCCGGGTGCGAAATCGGCCCTTATTGCGTGATAGGCAAGGATGTGGTTCTTGGGCCGCGTTGCCGGCTCCATTCTCATGTGGTTATCGATGGCCACACCCGCCTGGGCGAAGGAAACATCATCTTTCCCTTCGCCAGCATCGGGCTCCAGACCCAGGACCTCAAATGGCAAGGCGGTGTGACGCACACAGAAATCGGGGACAACAATACCTTCCGCGAGTGCGTCACCGTCCATAGCGCCACGGGAGATGGCGAAACAACCCGCGTCGGCTCAGACAACCATATCCTGGCTTACGCGCACGTTGCCCATAACGTGGCTATCGGCAACCATGTGATCATGTCGAATGTCGCCACGTTGGCGGGGCACGTCATCGTTGAGGATTACGCCGTGGTGGGAGGCGTGGCCGCCGTACACCAGTTTTGCCGGATTGGCAGAATGTCCATGATCGGCGGCTGCTCGAAGGTCGTGCAGGACGTGGTCCCTTTTATGATCGTCGATGGCAACCCGGGCGAGACCCGCACGGTTAACAAAGTCGGCATGGAACGTCATGGCGTGCCGGAGGAAGCCCAATCGGCCCTGCGGCAGGCCTATAAAATACTTTTCCGCGAAGGTTTAACCATTCCCAACGCCCTCGAACAAATCGAAACAAAATATCCAAACGTTCCTGAAATCAAGCTGCTGATTGATTTTGTGCGGGCCAGCGAGCGGGGCATCACCAAATAG
- a CDS encoding bifunctional UDP-3-O-[3-hydroxymyristoyl] N-acetylglucosamine deacetylase/3-hydroxyacyl-ACP dehydratase, with translation MHRLSSGESWLAKGIEGSFNFAVLQQQTINRPASFSGVGLHSGNRVTMTFVPAAPNTGIRFRRVDLEGKPEIEARVENVVENNRSTTLAKGNTRIHTVEHVLATFAGYGIDNAIIELDANEPPIGDGSAREYCKMIQSAGLVAQDERREAYMVSMPIELEMGETVMTLFPDELFKISCTSSDRQGRFTQFFSLELSPQSWEKEIAQARTFCFFDEIEYLIKNGLIRGGSLENAVVIRDDAVLTTEPLRYSDEFVRHKMLDIVGDLSLLGRPVHGHLIAVRPSHAANCELVRRISLQMHRPQTFAPPRARGPGSLDNKAEKPSLQDGALDIHQVLQVLPHRYPFVMVDRIAKIEGNHIIGIKNVSANEPYFQGHFPGHPIMPGVLQLEAIAQVAGILMLRRAENAGQIAYFMSAENVKWRRPVQPGDVLVIDVEMTKMRGKIGKAKGVCKVEGEIVSEAEVTFMLREG, from the coding sequence ATGCACCGGCTCTCCAGCGGGGAGTCATGGCTTGCCAAGGGCATCGAGGGATCGTTTAATTTCGCCGTGCTACAGCAGCAGACCATCAACCGGCCAGCCAGTTTTTCGGGAGTCGGCCTGCACAGCGGCAACCGGGTCACCATGACTTTTGTGCCGGCCGCGCCGAACACCGGCATCCGCTTCCGGCGCGTGGATTTGGAAGGCAAACCGGAGATCGAAGCCCGGGTGGAAAACGTGGTGGAGAATAATCGCTCGACGACACTGGCCAAAGGCAACACGCGCATTCATACGGTGGAGCATGTGCTGGCGACGTTCGCCGGCTATGGAATCGATAATGCCATCATCGAGTTGGATGCAAACGAGCCGCCCATTGGCGATGGCAGTGCGCGGGAGTACTGCAAGATGATCCAATCGGCCGGGTTGGTCGCTCAAGATGAACGGCGCGAGGCCTACATGGTCTCGATGCCAATCGAGCTGGAGATGGGCGAGACGGTGATGACTCTGTTCCCAGACGAGCTCTTCAAAATCAGTTGCACCAGCTCCGACCGGCAGGGCCGGTTCACCCAATTCTTTAGCCTCGAACTCTCACCCCAGAGCTGGGAAAAGGAAATCGCCCAGGCTCGGACGTTTTGCTTCTTCGACGAGATCGAATATCTCATAAAGAACGGCCTGATCCGGGGTGGGAGCCTGGAAAACGCGGTGGTCATTCGCGACGACGCGGTGCTGACGACCGAGCCGCTGCGGTATTCTGACGAATTTGTGCGGCACAAGATGCTGGATATTGTCGGAGACTTATCCTTATTGGGCCGGCCAGTGCATGGGCATCTGATTGCCGTCAGACCAAGCCACGCCGCCAATTGCGAATTAGTCCGGCGCATCAGCTTGCAGATGCACCGGCCTCAAACCTTCGCCCCGCCGCGCGCGCGCGGGCCGGGTTCACTCGATAACAAAGCCGAAAAACCGAGTCTGCAAGATGGCGCCCTGGATATCCATCAGGTGCTGCAGGTGCTGCCGCACCGGTACCCTTTTGTGATGGTTGACCGAATCGCCAAAATCGAAGGCAATCACATCATTGGCATCAAGAATGTCTCGGCCAATGAACCTTACTTTCAGGGGCATTTCCCCGGCCACCCCATTATGCCCGGGGTCTTGCAGCTCGAAGCGATTGCCCAGGTAGCGGGCATCTTGATGCTGCGCCGCGCCGAGAATGCCGGCCAAATCGCGTATTTTATGTCCGCTGAAAATGTCAAGTGGCGAAGGCCGGTTCAGCCCGGTGATGTGCTGGTCATTGACGTTGAGATGACCAAGATGCGCGGTAAAATCGGTAAAGCAAAAGGCGTGTGCAAGGTCGAAGGCGAAATCGTCAGCGAGGCCGAAGTGACATTCATGTTAAGGGAAGGGTAA
- a CDS encoding glycosyltransferase, with the protein MRISIVIPAFNEERLIGETLRQVNAALPAFLQRGWETELIVCDNNSTDRTAELARAAGAKVVFEPINQISRARNSGAQAATGDWLIFVDADSHPARDLFDEVAGQIQSGNCLGGGCTIKMDGHYRAAEWIAQFWNWLSLTFRLLAGSFIFCDAAVFRQVGGFSEELFAGEELDLTQKLKRLERTAGRRLIILRAHPLVTSARKIHLYTSREHFWFLLQASLSRKKVLRSRAACRTWYDGRR; encoded by the coding sequence GTGCGCATCTCGATTGTTATTCCAGCCTTTAACGAAGAGCGGTTGATAGGGGAAACACTTCGCCAAGTCAATGCGGCCCTACCGGCCTTCTTGCAGCGAGGTTGGGAAACCGAGTTGATTGTGTGCGACAACAACTCGACCGATCGCACCGCTGAATTGGCGCGGGCGGCCGGGGCCAAAGTCGTTTTTGAGCCAATCAACCAGATTAGCCGGGCGCGCAATAGCGGCGCGCAAGCGGCCACAGGGGATTGGCTAATCTTTGTGGATGCGGATTCGCATCCGGCCAGGGACTTATTTGATGAAGTGGCCGGGCAAATCCAATCCGGCAATTGCCTGGGCGGGGGCTGCACCATAAAGATGGATGGGCATTATCGGGCCGCTGAATGGATAGCACAGTTTTGGAATTGGCTCAGCCTGACCTTCCGGCTTCTGGCCGGCTCATTCATTTTTTGCGACGCAGCCGTTTTCCGCCAGGTCGGTGGATTCAGCGAAGAATTATTTGCCGGTGAAGAACTCGACTTGACTCAAAAGCTCAAGCGCCTGGAACGGACTGCTGGCCGGCGGCTCATCATTTTGCGCGCGCATCCACTCGTGACCTCGGCAAGAAAAATCCACCTTTACACATCCCGGGAGCATTTCTGGTTCTTGCTGCAGGCCTCCCTTTCGCGCAAGAAGGTCCTGCGCAGCCGTGCCGCCTGCAGGACCTGGTATGATGGCAGAAGATAG
- a CDS encoding DUF4058 family protein, whose product MKSPFPGMDPYLESHWGDVHHSLIQYVRDALQPILPACSAGRYRVIDYSIDPDPPLPSQHASWTADLLKSAGWRGNKRPGGFTLIELLVVIAVIAILASLLLPVLSRSKAKAVGIRCCSNLRQLGLAFLLYADDNNQQLPDLYTKWWTGNGVAPGGLWWWQNISTNRYIVSQVVSNNVWRCPAVQDQDISIVFGARWEGYGPVESTVIRYAFDMNPALPLHSRKLQQVKRPAQIWMMGDTGVPRNPDNVPFSGYTTEIVTFPPDPATHDWKVYTPPKQPACRHNLRANLVMVDGHYESWAYRDLKFDKNDVFGFNDLFFK is encoded by the coding sequence TTCGCGACGCGTTGCAACCAATCTTGCCGGCTTGCTCAGCGGGCCGTTACCGCGTCATCGATTATAGCATCGACCCGGACCCGCCCCTGCCATCCCAACACGCCTCTTGGACCGCCGATCTGCTCAAGTCTGCTGGCTGGCGCGGCAATAAGCGTCCTGGAGGCTTCACCCTGATCGAGCTGCTGGTGGTTATCGCGGTTATTGCGATACTGGCCAGCCTGCTCTTGCCGGTACTGTCCCGCTCCAAGGCCAAGGCTGTTGGCATCCGGTGTTGCTCAAACCTTCGCCAACTCGGCCTGGCGTTCCTGCTTTACGCCGATGATAATAATCAGCAGTTGCCGGACCTCTACACAAAGTGGTGGACCGGCAATGGGGTCGCCCCTGGTGGATTATGGTGGTGGCAGAACATCTCCACCAACCGTTACATAGTATCGCAAGTCGTTTCCAATAATGTGTGGCGCTGTCCGGCAGTCCAGGACCAGGACATCAGCATTGTGTTCGGCGCCCGTTGGGAAGGATACGGTCCGGTCGAAAGCACTGTCATCCGCTATGCATTCGACATGAACCCGGCCCTCCCCCTTCACAGCCGCAAATTACAGCAGGTCAAACGTCCGGCACAGATTTGGATGATGGGAGACACAGGGGTGCCCCGTAATCCGGATAATGTGCCCTTCAGCGGTTACACGACTGAGATCGTCACCTTTCCTCCTGACCCGGCAACGCACGATTGGAAAGTCTATACCCCACCGAAGCAGCCTGCCTGCCGCCATAACTTGCGAGCCAACCTCGTCATGGTCGATGGCCACTATGAATCGTGGGCTTATCGCGACCTGAAATTCGATAAAAACGACGTCTTTGGTTTCAACGATTTGTTTTTCAAATAG